The Haloplanus natans DSM 17983 DNA segment CTCCCTGCCTCGCGGCGTGCCCCGCGTCACAGAGCGCCTCGCCCGAGGCGAAGCGTGACTCGGGGGGCGCGCCGCGCAAGACGGCCCGTAGCGCCCTCGACGCCACCGCGGGCGTCACCGGGCCGAACGCGAACGCCGCATGCGTCGTACCCGCGTCGTTTCGAAGGCCGATCCGTCTCGGTCCGATGCGGATCGACCGCGCGTCGAGCGGATGCTCCGCCGTCGTCGGATGAGCCGTCGCCGCCGTCCGGTCGACCGTGTCGGCGGCGTCACCGGCGGCGGGTGGCGGTGCCGTCGGGAGTGTCGCCCCGACGCCAACCAGCGCGACGCTCGCGAGCGACAGTCCGAGCCAGACGTACCACGCATCGACTGGAACACCGAGCATGGGGCCGGATGGCCCCGTCACCGTACTTGAAGCTCCGGTCAGAGAAACAGGCCGGCGCCGATGAACGCCGCGAGATAACAGACGGTGGCGAGACACGTGGCGACCCCGACGCGATAGCCGACGAGCGTCCGATCGAGTCCGTGTGTCAACCCGGTCGAGAGGGCCGTAAGCGCCACGGCGAGCCAGAGGACGTACGCCCCGACCGCGATCCCCAGTTCGGCCGTCGGGAGAGGGGGAGCCCCGAACCCCGCCGTCGTCCCCGTGCGCGCGACGCGAGCCGACAGCGCGACGGTCGCCCCGCCGACGACCGGTCCGAACACGGCCGCAGTGTTTGACAGCGTGTCGGTCACCTGTGTGAGCTCCCGGCGGGCGTCCCGCTCGATCCGGCCGAGTGCCTCGACGTGTTCGGCCGTCGCGACCAGCGCCTCACCCGCTGGCCGTCCCTCGGTCGCCGCGAGGGAGAACAGGGTCGCCGCTTCGCGTGCCCGGCGGCTCGGGAGCGCCGCGAGGGCTCCGTGTTCGCCGTCGAACGCCTCGCCGACCGTGAGTCCCAGGCGACGCTGCCGACTCGCCGCGTCCGCGAGCAGCGTGCCGGTCGTGCCGGCGATCCGGTCCGCCGCCTCGGCGAGTGCCGTCTCGACGGCTTCCCCCGCCGCGACCCGCCGGCCGACGAGATAGCAGGCGTCGTCGAGGTCGGCCTCGACGGCGCGGACGCGCTCGTGGACGCGCTTCGCTGGCCGGG contains these protein-coding regions:
- a CDS encoding DUF7283 family protein produces the protein MLGVPVDAWYVWLGLSLASVALVGVGATLPTAPPPAAGDAADTVDRTAATAHPTTAEHPLDARSIRIGPRRIGLRNDAGTTHAAFAFGPVTPAVASRALRAVLRGAPPESRFASGEALCDAGHAARQGAPEWRPVDGPLIVRHVVWEGCDVTLVG